The Eublepharis macularius isolate TG4126 chromosome 3, MPM_Emac_v1.0, whole genome shotgun sequence genome has a window encoding:
- the ATP5PF gene encoding ATP synthase-coupling factor 6, mitochondrial — protein sequence MILQQLFRFSYIFRSAVSIHLHRNIGFSAVVFNKAKELDPVQKLFLDKIRDYNTKSQKAGGPVDAGPEYQKDLNEGIAKLQRLYGGGDLTKFPDFKFEEPKFEEDQK from the exons ATGATTCTCCAACAGCTCTTCAGGTTTTCTTACATTTTCCGTTCAGCTGTCTCCATCCACTTGCACAGAAACATTGGCTTTTCTGCTGTTGTGTTCAATAAGGCAAAGGAACTTGATCCTGTGCAGAAACTCTTCTTGGACAAGATTAGAGACTACAATACAAAAAGCCA GAAAGCTGGTGGCCCTGTTGATGCTGGCCCAGAATATCAGAAAGATTTGAATGAAGGAATTGCTAAACTCCAACGATTATATGGTGGTGGAGACTTAACCAAATTTCCAGACTTCAAATTTGAAG AACCCAAGTTTGAAGAAGATCAGAAGTGA